In Paraburkholderia caribensis, a single window of DNA contains:
- the flgJ gene encoding flagellar assembly peptidoglycan hydrolase FlgJ, protein MNSDTTRNAANDLTNRFALDTQGFDAMRAQAAANPREAMKSAAKQFDAVFTQMMLKSMRDATPSDGPFDSHDTATFTSMMDQQLAQQMSSKGIGVADAMLKQLMRNSGMSADDANAGNNVALNALAKAYANPANNGALKMGRGYSANSALTPPVRGDGSSDKVDAFVDKLAAPAQAASAATGIPARFIIGQAALESGWGKREIRKSDGSTSHNIFGIKATDDWNGKTVATVTTEYINGRPQRVVEKFRAYDSYEEAMTDYASFLKSNPRYAQVINSSRDVNGFAQGMQRAGYATDPHYAKKLISIMQKMV, encoded by the coding sequence ATGAACTCCGACACGACGCGCAACGCCGCCAACGACCTGACCAATCGCTTCGCTCTCGACACGCAGGGCTTCGATGCGATGCGCGCGCAGGCTGCGGCGAATCCGCGTGAAGCGATGAAGTCGGCTGCCAAGCAGTTCGACGCCGTTTTCACGCAGATGATGCTCAAGAGCATGCGCGACGCGACGCCGTCCGACGGTCCGTTTGATTCGCACGACACGGCGACCTTCACATCGATGATGGACCAGCAGCTTGCGCAGCAGATGTCGTCGAAGGGCATTGGTGTCGCCGACGCGATGCTCAAGCAGTTGATGCGCAACTCCGGCATGTCCGCCGACGATGCGAACGCGGGCAACAACGTCGCGTTGAATGCGCTGGCGAAGGCGTACGCGAACCCGGCGAACAACGGTGCGCTGAAGATGGGCCGCGGCTACTCCGCGAACAGCGCGTTGACGCCGCCCGTGCGCGGCGACGGCTCGTCGGACAAGGTGGACGCATTCGTCGACAAGCTTGCAGCGCCCGCGCAGGCGGCGAGCGCCGCGACGGGCATTCCGGCGCGCTTCATCATCGGCCAGGCCGCGCTCGAATCGGGCTGGGGCAAGCGCGAGATTCGCAAGTCGGACGGCTCGACGAGTCACAACATATTCGGCATCAAGGCCACCGACGACTGGAATGGCAAGACCGTCGCGACGGTCACGACCGAGTACATCAATGGCCGCCCGCAACGCGTGGTCGAGAAATTCCGCGCGTACGATTCGTACGAGGAAGCGATGACCGACTACGCGAGCTTCCTGAAGTCGAATCCGCGCTATGCGCAGGTGATCAATTCGTCGCGCGACGTGAACGGCTTTGCGCAGGGCATGCAGCGCGCCGGATACGCGACCGATCCGCACTACGCGAAGAAGCTCATTTCGATCATGCAGAAGATGGTGTGA
- the flgK gene encoding flagellar hook-associated protein FlgK — MSSNLFSIGLSGLNAAQWGLTTTGQNISNQATPGYSVERPVYSESSGQYTGSGYLGSGVSTTTIQRQYSQYLTTELNNAQSQSGSLNTYYNLIAQLNNMVGNPTSGISSAITSYFTGMQNVANDASNPAMRQSAISNAQSLADQINAAGDQYDQLRTSVNTQIGDTVKQINTYSAQIAQLNSQIQSLSTQGQPPNQLLDQRDLAISNLSQLVGVQVVQGDSGYSVFMGNGQPLVVSDKSFNLTTVTSPSDPTETAVAYAGLASQAGTTTPQILPDSVQLGGQIGGLMTFRSQTLDPAEAQLGAIATSFAAQVNAQNSLGIDLNGNKGGALFTVGNPTIFANLKNTGGATLGASLSNPSQPVSGNYTLSYDGSNYTLTDRETGQVVGQAANLTNPIGGMQFSLTGTMNPGDSFTVEPTRGALNGFGLTTSDGAAIAASSPVLVSKGTSNTGTSSVTQGTVSAGYTLPGTTTTLTYNSTTGSISGFPVGSTVTIAGTPPTSYNITAATPNVPYNPAMGASMTITGSTINNVSLQITGTPANGDTFTIAPNPAGGKDGRNAQAISNLVTTKSMGNGTLTLTDSYANYVNDIGNQTNQIQASSKSQTSLVTQITTAQQAISGVNINEEAANLLQYQQLYQANSKVIQTAQTLFQTILGIFN, encoded by the coding sequence ATGTCGAGTAACCTTTTTAGCATCGGCCTTAGTGGACTCAACGCAGCCCAATGGGGTCTGACGACTACAGGTCAGAACATCTCCAATCAGGCGACGCCTGGCTATTCCGTCGAGCGTCCCGTCTACTCGGAATCGAGCGGACAGTACACGGGCTCGGGCTATCTCGGCAGCGGCGTGTCGACCACGACCATCCAGCGCCAGTACAGCCAGTACCTGACGACCGAACTGAACAACGCCCAGTCGCAGTCCGGTTCGCTCAACACCTACTACAACCTGATCGCGCAGCTCAACAACATGGTCGGCAATCCGACCTCGGGCATCTCGAGCGCAATCACGTCGTACTTCACCGGCATGCAGAACGTCGCGAACGATGCGTCGAATCCCGCGATGCGTCAAAGCGCCATCAGCAACGCGCAATCGTTGGCGGACCAGATCAACGCAGCAGGCGATCAGTACGACCAGCTGCGCACCAGCGTCAACACGCAGATCGGCGATACGGTCAAACAGATCAACACCTACAGCGCACAAATCGCGCAGCTCAATTCGCAGATCCAGTCGCTGAGCACGCAAGGCCAGCCGCCCAACCAGCTGCTCGACCAGCGCGACCTCGCCATCTCGAACCTGTCGCAACTCGTCGGCGTGCAGGTCGTGCAAGGCGATAGCGGCTACAGCGTGTTCATGGGCAATGGCCAGCCGCTCGTCGTCTCCGACAAGAGCTTCAATCTCACTACCGTCACATCGCCGTCGGACCCGACGGAAACGGCCGTTGCCTACGCAGGTCTTGCGAGCCAGGCCGGAACGACGACGCCGCAAATCCTGCCCGACAGCGTCCAGCTGGGAGGGCAGATCGGTGGGCTGATGACGTTCCGCAGCCAGACACTCGATCCCGCCGAAGCGCAACTCGGCGCGATCGCGACGAGCTTCGCCGCGCAGGTCAACGCGCAGAATTCGCTCGGTATCGACCTGAACGGCAACAAGGGCGGCGCGCTGTTCACGGTCGGCAATCCGACCATCTTCGCGAACCTGAAGAACACGGGCGGCGCGACGCTGGGCGCTTCGCTGTCCAATCCGTCGCAGCCCGTATCGGGAAATTACACGCTGTCGTACGACGGCTCGAACTACACGCTCACCGATCGCGAGACGGGCCAGGTCGTCGGCCAGGCGGCCAACCTGACCAACCCGATCGGCGGCATGCAGTTCTCGCTGACGGGCACCATGAACCCCGGCGATTCGTTCACCGTCGAGCCGACGCGCGGCGCGCTGAACGGCTTCGGCCTGACGACCAGCGACGGCGCGGCCATCGCGGCTTCGTCGCCCGTGCTGGTGTCGAAGGGTACGTCCAATACGGGCACCTCGTCGGTGACACAGGGCACGGTGTCGGCGGGCTACACGCTGCCGGGCACGACCACCACGCTCACGTACAATTCGACGACGGGATCGATCTCCGGCTTCCCGGTTGGCTCGACCGTGACCATCGCCGGCACGCCGCCGACCTCGTACAACATCACGGCAGCGACGCCCAATGTGCCATACAACCCGGCCATGGGCGCGTCGATGACGATCACGGGCAGCACCATCAACAACGTGTCGCTGCAGATCACGGGCACGCCCGCGAACGGCGACACCTTCACGATCGCGCCGAACCCGGCGGGCGGCAAGGACGGGCGCAACGCGCAGGCGATCTCCAATCTCGTGACGACGAAGTCGATGGGCAACGGTACGCTCACGCTGACCGACTCGTACGCGAACTACGTGAACGACATCGGCAACCAGACGAACCAGATCCAGGCGTCGAGCAAATCGCAGACATCGCTCGTGACGCAGATCACGACCGCGCAGCAGGCGATCTCCGGCGTGAACATCAACGAGGAAGCGGCGAACCTGCTGCAATACCAGCAGTTGTATCAGGCGAACAGCAAGGTCATCCAGACGGCCCAGACGCTGTTCCAGACGATCCTCGGCATTTTCAATTGA
- the flgF gene encoding flagellar basal-body rod protein FlgF, with amino-acid sequence MDRLIYTAMSGATQALEQQAVVANNLANTSTTGFKAQLATFRAVPMAFGDGSTIQDDTTRTFVLSSTPGADYTPGPIQQTGNPLDVAIQGPGWLSVLTPDGQEAYTRAGNLHVDENGQLVNASNMPVVGGGGPVSIPPGAEVTIGKDGTVSALMPGDPATTIALVDQLKLVNPAPGALTRGNDGLFHTSDGNPADADPSVVVAAGALEGSNVNPVSAMVSMITNARQFQMQTKMIESADQNEQSANKLLNFS; translated from the coding sequence ATGGACCGGCTCATATACACCGCGATGTCGGGCGCGACCCAGGCGCTCGAACAGCAGGCCGTGGTCGCGAACAACCTCGCGAACACCTCGACCACGGGCTTCAAGGCCCAGCTCGCGACGTTCCGCGCCGTGCCGATGGCGTTCGGCGACGGCAGCACGATTCAGGACGACACCACGCGCACTTTCGTGCTGTCGTCGACGCCGGGCGCGGACTACACGCCCGGCCCGATCCAGCAGACGGGTAACCCGCTCGACGTCGCCATCCAGGGGCCGGGCTGGCTGTCCGTGCTGACGCCCGACGGCCAGGAAGCGTACACACGCGCAGGCAACCTGCACGTCGACGAAAACGGCCAGCTCGTGAATGCCAGCAACATGCCCGTGGTGGGCGGCGGCGGCCCAGTGTCGATTCCGCCCGGCGCGGAGGTGACGATCGGCAAGGACGGCACGGTATCGGCGTTGATGCCGGGCGACCCCGCCACGACGATTGCGCTCGTCGATCAACTGAAGCTGGTGAATCCCGCTCCCGGCGCGCTCACGCGCGGCAACGACGGGCTCTTTCACACGAGCGACGGCAACCCCGCCGATGCCGATCCCAGCGTGGTCGTCGCGGCAGGCGCGCTCGAAGGCAGCAACGTGAACCCGGTGTCGGCGATGGTCTCGATGATCACCAACGCCCGTCAGTTCCAGATGCAGACCAAGATGATCGAGTCCGCCGACCAGAACGAACAGTCGGCCAACAAGCTGCTGAACTTCAGCTAA
- a CDS encoding flagellar brake protein — MNTTQSNGDNREMEGVDFGRRNPLEIGVQLRNLLNRGDFLTVQYKGGQLVTKILEVDVRERTFTFDWGALAEQNRGLLTSPEGHFHATPDGVRVHFVTQTPRETTFEGRPSFEANFPEVLYYVQRREYFRVDAPLLDPYICRGRLPDGEGFRFEVQDLSLGGMAMRTSDERVSTLEHGVQLLDTEVILGSLGTLRLDLELMSNRAVDLPNGTQRYTLGFRFLSLPGNAENTLQRLITQLEMKRRSLVRA, encoded by the coding sequence ATGAATACCACCCAGTCGAATGGTGACAACCGCGAGATGGAAGGCGTCGACTTCGGCCGCCGCAATCCGCTTGAGATCGGTGTGCAACTGCGCAATCTGCTTAATCGCGGCGATTTTCTGACCGTGCAGTACAAGGGCGGCCAGCTTGTGACGAAGATCCTCGAAGTGGACGTGCGGGAGCGCACCTTCACGTTTGACTGGGGCGCGCTTGCCGAGCAGAACCGCGGGCTGCTGACTTCGCCCGAAGGGCATTTCCATGCGACGCCGGACGGTGTGCGTGTCCACTTCGTGACGCAGACGCCGCGCGAAACGACGTTCGAAGGGCGGCCTTCGTTCGAGGCCAATTTTCCCGAGGTTTTGTATTACGTGCAGCGGCGCGAGTATTTCCGTGTCGATGCGCCGTTGCTCGATCCTTATATTTGCCGTGGGCGCTTGCCGGATGGTGAGGGGTTTCGCTTCGAAGTGCAGGATCTTTCGCTTGGCGGCATGGCGATGCGGACGAGTGATGAGCGTGTGTCGACGCTCGAGCATGGGGTGCAGTTGCTCGATACAGAAGTCATCCTTGGGTCGCTCGGGACGTTGCGGCTGGATCTTGAGTTGATGTCGAATCGGGCCGTCGATTTGCCTAACGGGACGCAGCGTTACACGCTTGGGTTTCGGTTTTTGTCCCTGCCGGGGAATGCTGAGAATACGCTTCAGCGGTTGATTACTCAGCTTGAGATGAAGAGGCGGTCGTTGGTGCGGGCTTAA
- a CDS encoding flagellar basal body P-ring protein FlgI, protein MRTFSFLRLTSVAGFAARAFAVVALACAALPVTTHVAHAERLKDLVQIQGVRDNPLIGYGLVVGLDGTGDQTTQTPFTTQTLANMLANLGISINNQQAGSNNSGSSSLSSMQLKNVAAVMVTASLPAFARPGEAIDVTVSSLGNAKSLRGGTLLLTPLKGADGQVYALAQGNMAVGGAGASANGSKVQVNQLAAGRITGGALVERAVPTTISQAGTMQLDLNDMDYDTTQRITSAINNAFGFGTAVALDGRTIQLRAPTDPAQQVQFMAQLQNLDVKPAQAAAKVILNARTGSIVMNQMVTLQTCAVAHGNLSVVVNTQPVVSQPGAFSNGQTVVAQQSQIALKQDNGALKMVSAGANLADVVKALNALGATPADLMSILQAMKAAGALRADLEII, encoded by the coding sequence ATGCGTACCTTCTCTTTCCTCCGCCTGACGTCCGTTGCCGGTTTCGCCGCGCGCGCGTTCGCCGTGGTCGCGCTCGCGTGCGCCGCGCTGCCCGTCACGACGCACGTCGCCCATGCGGAGCGCCTGAAGGACCTCGTGCAGATCCAGGGCGTGCGCGACAATCCGCTGATCGGCTATGGCCTCGTCGTCGGTCTCGACGGCACGGGCGACCAGACCACGCAGACGCCGTTCACGACGCAGACGCTCGCGAACATGCTCGCGAACCTCGGCATCTCGATCAACAACCAGCAGGCGGGCTCCAACAACTCCGGCTCGTCCTCGCTGTCGAGCATGCAGCTGAAGAACGTCGCCGCCGTGATGGTAACGGCGTCGCTGCCCGCCTTCGCGCGGCCCGGCGAAGCAATCGACGTGACGGTCTCGTCGCTCGGCAACGCCAAGAGCTTGCGCGGCGGCACGCTGCTGCTCACGCCGCTCAAGGGCGCGGACGGCCAGGTGTATGCGCTCGCGCAGGGCAACATGGCCGTCGGCGGCGCGGGTGCCAGCGCGAACGGCAGCAAGGTCCAGGTGAACCAGCTTGCAGCGGGCCGCATTACGGGCGGCGCGCTCGTCGAGCGCGCGGTGCCGACCACGATTTCGCAGGCGGGCACGATGCAGCTCGACCTGAACGACATGGATTACGACACGACGCAGCGCATCACGTCCGCAATCAACAACGCGTTCGGCTTCGGCACGGCGGTCGCACTCGACGGCCGCACGATCCAGCTGCGCGCGCCGACCGATCCGGCGCAGCAGGTGCAGTTCATGGCGCAGTTGCAGAACCTCGACGTGAAGCCCGCGCAGGCGGCCGCGAAGGTGATCCTGAACGCGCGCACGGGCTCGATCGTAATGAACCAGATGGTGACGCTGCAGACGTGCGCGGTGGCGCACGGCAATCTGTCCGTGGTCGTCAACACGCAGCCGGTGGTGAGCCAGCCGGGCGCGTTTTCGAACGGTCAGACGGTCGTTGCGCAACAGTCGCAGATCGCGCTGAAGCAGGACAACGGCGCGCTCAAGATGGTGAGCGCGGGCGCGAACCTCGCGGACGTCGTGAAAGCGCTCAACGCGCTCGGCGCGACGCCCGCCGATCTGATGTCGATTCTCCAGGCCATGAAGGCAGCAGGTGCGCTGCGAGCCGATCTCGAGATCATCTAA
- the flgH gene encoding flagellar basal body L-ring protein FlgH, translated as MSHFIRTQIPLRSARAVSMLAGAGVLAAALGGCALVPREPITQQPMTAVPPPAPSLQTPGSIYNPGYAGRPLFEDQRPRNVGDILTIVISENINATKSSGANTNRNGETKFGVPTAGFLGGLFGKVNLDATGANTFKATGGANASNTFNGTITVTVIGVQPNGNLVVSGEKQMLINQGNEFVRFSGVVNPNTISSLNAVYSTQVADAKIEYSAKGYINESQDMSWLQRFFLNVAPF; from the coding sequence ATGTCGCACTTCATTCGAACCCAGATTCCTCTGCGCAGCGCGCGGGCCGTGTCGATGCTCGCTGGCGCTGGCGTGCTCGCAGCCGCGCTTGGCGGTTGCGCGCTCGTGCCGAGGGAGCCGATCACCCAGCAACCGATGACGGCCGTGCCGCCGCCGGCGCCCTCGCTGCAAACGCCCGGCTCGATCTACAACCCGGGTTACGCTGGCCGGCCGCTGTTCGAAGACCAGCGTCCGCGCAATGTCGGCGACATCCTGACCATCGTCATCTCCGAAAACATCAACGCGACGAAGTCGTCGGGTGCGAACACGAACCGCAACGGCGAGACCAAGTTCGGCGTGCCGACGGCGGGCTTTCTCGGCGGTCTGTTCGGCAAGGTGAACCTCGACGCGACGGGTGCCAACACGTTCAAGGCGACGGGCGGCGCCAATGCGTCGAACACATTCAACGGCACGATCACCGTCACGGTGATCGGCGTGCAGCCGAATGGCAACCTTGTCGTGAGTGGCGAAAAGCAGATGCTGATCAACCAGGGCAATGAGTTCGTGCGTTTCTCGGGTGTCGTCAATCCCAACACGATCAGCAGCCTGAACGCGGTTTACTCGACTCAGGTCGCGGACGCAAAGATCGAATACTCGGCCAAGGGCTATATCAACGAATCCCAGGACATGAGCTGGCTGCAACGATTCTTCCTCAACGTCGCGCCGTTCTGA
- the flgG gene encoding flagellar basal-body rod protein FlgG, whose protein sequence is MNRSLYIAATGMNAQQAQMDTISNNLANVSTNGFKGSRAVFEDLLYQTIRQPGANSTQQTELPSGIQLGTGVQQVATERLYTQGNLQQTGNSKDVAINGQGFFQVQMPDGTTAYTRDGSFQTNAQGQLVTSSGYQVMPAITIPQNATSLTIGSDGVVSVTTAGSTATTQIGSLQVATFINPTGLDAKGENLFAETTSSGTPNVATPGLNGAGTLNQGYVEASNVNVVQELVNMIQTQRAYEINSKAVTTSDQMLQTLSQMPV, encoded by the coding sequence GTGAACCGCTCACTCTATATCGCCGCCACGGGCATGAATGCGCAACAGGCGCAGATGGACACGATTTCGAACAACCTCGCGAACGTCAGCACCAATGGCTTCAAGGGCTCGCGCGCGGTGTTCGAAGACCTGCTGTATCAGACGATCCGCCAGCCGGGCGCAAACTCGACGCAGCAGACCGAGCTGCCGTCGGGCATCCAGCTCGGCACAGGTGTGCAACAGGTTGCGACCGAGCGTCTGTACACGCAGGGCAACCTGCAGCAGACGGGCAACTCGAAGGACGTCGCGATCAACGGCCAGGGCTTTTTCCAGGTGCAGATGCCGGACGGCACGACCGCGTACACGCGCGACGGCTCGTTCCAGACCAACGCACAGGGCCAGCTCGTCACGTCGAGCGGCTACCAGGTGATGCCCGCGATCACGATCCCGCAGAACGCGACGTCGCTCACGATCGGCAGCGACGGCGTGGTGTCGGTGACGACGGCAGGTTCGACGGCGACCACGCAGATCGGCTCGTTGCAGGTCGCCACGTTCATCAACCCGACCGGTCTCGATGCGAAGGGCGAAAACCTGTTCGCGGAAACGACCTCGTCGGGCACGCCGAACGTCGCGACGCCCGGTCTGAATGGCGCCGGGACGCTGAATCAGGGTTACGTCGAAGCATCGAACGTCAACGTCGTGCAGGAACTGGTGAACATGATCCAGACCCAGCGCGCATACGAAATCAACAGCAAGGCCGTGACGACCTCCGACCAGATGCTGCAGACACTCAGCCAGATGCCCGTTTAA
- the flgC gene encoding flagellar basal body rod protein FlgC — protein MPSLMNIFNVAGSAMSAQAQRLNVTASNLANADSTTGPDGQPYKAKQVVFAVNPIGGARTGSGQQIGGVQVTGVIDDPTPMKTSYDPGNPAADANGYVQMPNVDPVQEMVNMISASRSYQANVETLNTAKQLMLKTLTIGT, from the coding sequence ATGCCATCCCTGATGAACATTTTCAACGTCGCCGGCTCGGCGATGTCCGCGCAAGCACAACGCCTGAACGTGACGGCGTCGAACCTCGCGAACGCCGACAGTACGACGGGCCCCGACGGCCAGCCGTACAAGGCGAAGCAGGTGGTGTTCGCCGTCAACCCGATCGGCGGCGCGCGCACGGGTTCGGGCCAGCAAATCGGCGGCGTGCAGGTGACGGGTGTCATCGACGACCCGACGCCGATGAAAACGTCCTACGACCCCGGCAACCCGGCCGCCGACGCAAACGGTTACGTCCAGATGCCGAACGTCGACCCGGTGCAGGAAATGGTCAACATGATTTCGGCCTCGCGCTCTTACCAGGCCAACGTCGAAACGCTCAACACCGCGAAACAGCTGATGCTGAAGACGCTCACGATCGGAACCTGA
- a CDS encoding flagellar hook assembly protein FlgD: MTTQSTIGNNGATVSQTLLDTMNGTGSASSSSSSSSATSGSDLQNTFLQLLIAQMKNQDPTNPMDSSQMTSQLAQINTVTGIAQLNTSLTSLASQLTTNQQTQAANLISSTVLAPGDSFSVASGKATGFGVTLANDATDVQVTVKNSAGQIVNTIDLGKQSAGTIPIGWTPVDKAGNALPDGNYTFTASGTTADGTSSPATLSAATVQGVIKQPDGSPGLVLSNGKTVGLTSIAAII; the protein is encoded by the coding sequence TTGACTACGCAATCCACAATCGGCAACAACGGCGCGACTGTTTCGCAGACGTTGCTCGACACGATGAACGGCACGGGCAGTGCGTCGTCGAGCTCCTCGTCTTCCAGCGCGACGTCGGGCAGCGACCTGCAGAACACGTTCTTGCAGCTGCTCATCGCGCAGATGAAGAACCAGGACCCGACCAACCCGATGGACAGCTCGCAGATGACCTCGCAGCTGGCCCAGATCAACACGGTGACGGGCATCGCGCAGCTGAACACGTCGCTGACTTCGCTCGCTTCGCAACTGACCACCAACCAGCAGACCCAGGCCGCGAACCTGATCAGCTCGACGGTGCTCGCCCCGGGCGACAGCTTCTCGGTGGCGTCGGGCAAGGCGACGGGATTCGGCGTCACGCTCGCGAACGACGCGACGGATGTGCAGGTCACGGTCAAGAACTCGGCCGGCCAGATCGTCAACACGATCGACCTCGGCAAGCAGTCGGCAGGCACGATTCCGATCGGCTGGACGCCCGTCGACAAGGCCGGCAACGCGCTCCCCGACGGCAACTACACGTTCACCGCAAGCGGCACGACGGCAGACGGCACGTCCAGCCCGGCCACGCTGTCGGCGGCCACGGTGCAGGGCGTCATCAAGCAGCCGGACGGCTCGCCGGGCCTCGTCCTCTCGAACGGCAAGACGGTCGGCCTGACGTCGATCGCCGCCATCATCTAA
- a CDS encoding flagellar hook protein FlgE, which translates to MGYQQGLSGLAGASSDLDVIGNNIANANTVGFKQGAAQFADMYANSVATAVNNQIGIGTRMSEVEQNFSQGTITNDDIALHVAINGNGFFQMSNNGSVTYSRNGVFQLDKNGYIVNADGLKLMGYAANANGVVNTAGTVPLQVPTANIPPTATKGITAGLNLNAQDKLALGTPTATFAATNTGTLTNNGVSITDGTQGTNANTYTVSFTSPTAYTVTGSDGSSVSGTYSANSPIKLGNGETITLAGTPATGDSVTVTPTPLAFDPNNSATYTYSTSVPVYDSLGGKQQVDMYFVKTAAGSWDVYAGKDGSVPTSKIGTAKFDTSGNLVSTLDASGNPTSTLFAFNFSIPNSDGSATPQGLTLNIAGTTQFGSKDGVNSLTQDGFAAGQLTSFSVGADGTITGNYSNNQTAALGQVALATFANQNGLINLGNNQFQATAASGVAVIAAPGSTNHGVLQGGATENSNVDLTSELVNLITAQRDYQANAQTIKTQQAVDQTLINL; encoded by the coding sequence ATGGGTTACCAACAAGGATTGAGCGGACTGGCAGGCGCGTCGAGCGACCTCGACGTCATCGGCAACAACATCGCCAACGCGAATACCGTCGGCTTCAAGCAAGGTGCTGCGCAGTTCGCGGACATGTACGCGAATTCGGTCGCCACGGCCGTCAACAACCAGATCGGTATCGGCACGCGCATGTCGGAAGTCGAGCAGAACTTCTCGCAAGGCACGATCACCAACGACGACATCGCGCTGCACGTCGCCATCAACGGCAACGGCTTCTTCCAGATGTCGAACAACGGCTCGGTGACGTACTCGCGCAACGGCGTGTTCCAGCTCGACAAGAATGGCTACATCGTCAACGCCGACGGCCTGAAGCTGATGGGCTACGCGGCGAACGCGAACGGCGTCGTCAATACGGCGGGCACCGTGCCGCTGCAGGTGCCGACCGCCAATATTCCGCCGACGGCCACCAAGGGCATCACAGCGGGCCTGAACCTGAACGCGCAGGACAAACTCGCGCTGGGCACGCCTACCGCGACTTTCGCCGCGACCAACACGGGCACCCTGACGAACAATGGCGTGTCGATCACGGACGGCACGCAGGGCACGAACGCCAACACCTACACGGTCAGCTTCACCAGCCCGACGGCCTACACGGTGACGGGCAGCGACGGCTCGAGCGTATCGGGCACGTACTCCGCCAACTCGCCGATCAAGCTCGGCAACGGCGAAACGATCACGCTCGCCGGCACGCCGGCCACGGGCGACTCGGTAACGGTCACGCCGACGCCGCTGGCCTTCGACCCGAACAACAGCGCGACGTACACGTACTCGACCTCGGTGCCCGTCTATGACTCGCTGGGCGGCAAGCAGCAGGTCGACATGTATTTCGTGAAGACCGCGGCCGGTTCGTGGGACGTGTATGCGGGCAAGGACGGCAGCGTCCCGACCAGCAAGATCGGCACGGCTAAGTTCGACACGTCGGGCAATCTGGTCAGCACGCTCGACGCGTCGGGCAACCCGACCTCTACGCTGTTCGCGTTCAACTTCTCGATCCCGAACTCGGACGGTTCGGCGACGCCGCAAGGTCTGACGCTGAACATCGCGGGCACGACGCAGTTCGGCAGCAAGGACGGCGTCAACTCCCTGACGCAAGACGGTTTCGCGGCGGGTCAGTTGACGAGCTTCTCGGTCGGCGCCGACGGCACCATCACGGGCAACTACTCGAACAACCAGACGGCGGCGCTCGGCCAGGTCGCACTCGCGACGTTCGCGAACCAGAACGGCCTGATCAACCTCGGCAACAACCAGTTCCAGGCAACGGCTGCTTCTGGCGTCGCCGTGATCGCGGCGCCCGGCTCGACGAACCACGGCGTGCTGCAAGGCGGCGCGACGGAAAACTCGAACGTCGACCTGACGAGCGAGCTGGTGAACCTGATCACCGCGCAACGCGATTACCAGGCGAACGCGCAGACGATCAAGACCCAGCAGGCCGTCGACCAGACGCTGATCAACCTGTAA
- a CDS encoding flagellar basal body rod protein FlgB has product MLDKLDAEFAFGRQALDVRAYRQELLSSNIANSDTPGYKARDVDFGSALAGALKKSGGSTAGASNNAPLAMTQPAGVSQGMSMAATEPGHMTGKARLIPTGGPADDFGKVAYRIPSQPSLDGNTVDLDAERVQFADNSLHFESGMTVLSQQIKSMLSAITSNG; this is encoded by the coding sequence ATGCTGGACAAACTCGATGCCGAATTTGCCTTTGGCCGCCAGGCGCTCGATGTGCGCGCCTATCGCCAGGAACTGCTGTCGTCGAACATCGCGAACTCCGATACGCCTGGCTACAAGGCGCGCGATGTCGACTTCGGTTCGGCGCTCGCGGGCGCGCTGAAGAAAAGCGGCGGCTCGACGGCGGGCGCCTCGAACAACGCGCCGCTCGCGATGACGCAGCCAGCGGGCGTGTCGCAAGGCATGTCGATGGCCGCGACAGAGCCGGGCCACATGACGGGCAAGGCGCGCCTCATCCCGACGGGCGGCCCGGCCGACGACTTCGGCAAGGTCGCCTACCGCATTCCGTCACAGCCTTCGCTCGACGGCAACACGGTCGATCTGGACGCCGAGCGCGTGCAGTTCGCCGACAACTCGCTGCACTTCGAGTCCGGCATGACGGTGCTGTCGCAGCAGATCAAGTCGATGCTGTCGGCGATCACGTCGAACGGTTAA